The following is a genomic window from Fusarium verticillioides 7600 chromosome 5, whole genome shotgun sequence.
TGAGACTTTGTCGGTTGTCGTCGGTGTTTTTGAAGAAACTACGACATGCACGTCTATCCGGACTTTGAACTTCGaaaatgaggagaagatATATTGGAGGGATCCTCAGAAGATAGATGACCAGTTTCTGATGTCCATGTCCATATGGAATTCGACTGCTGTCGCTGGCCTGACCCCTTCCAACGCTAACGCAAATGAATTTGACTATTACACTTCTTCTAGCCCGCTGGTCGACAACTTCATTACCATCAAATCAATACTGATGGGCGAGGCCATAGTCCGCAAGGAGTCGGCGTTTGAGATCTGTGGGGAGGGGTGGAACTGTTCCTATGTCATCAACTTTGTTGCTCCTGGCTATAAGTGTGAGAAGCTAGCATATGGAGTAGATtctgaagtcaagaagcttgggaatGCTGCAGCACCATTCAATACCTCCGTGTTGGCGCCAACAGGAAACCTGACGTACTACGCCGTCAACGACCGAGGCGATTATGAAAGCCCCCAAATGGAGTCTGATCTTGGGGGGAGACCGAAGGCACGTCCTCCATATCCGGTCAACTTTGGAGCCTTCAGAACGGAGCCTATCATGTGGATTGGTTATGCAACAGTGGATGACCTTTCAGTCCCTCAGCCAGATATGCCAGGCACCGAGGCATGGAAGAAGGCATATACACCCGTTATCATCGGGTGCGAGCATTACGAAGTCAACTACACTGCCCAATTTAATTACACAGGCGGTGCACAATTTGTTGACATTAAGAAACGCGAATACCTAAGAAAGGTGGTTGACACGACTTACATACTGGAGAAAGACCCCGACAAGAGGTTGAAAGACCGAACACAGGCCGTCCCTCACAGAAACTACGTATTCCCTACGGACGTCAGAAGATACCGCCGAGTAGCTGCCTATCATTCCATCGGCTCTATGTTGAGGCAATGGCTCAACGGGACTACCACAATGCCGGATTACAAGATAAATTCCAAGGTTATGTCTACGCGGTTGCTCACGCGGGTTAATTACCTCCCcgtcaagaacctcgagcAAGAAATCCGGAACTTTTATGAGGACAACATCATTTCGATCTTTTCAGACCGTTCCTTCAATGTAGTCTCGTGGGCGGCGAATGGGAAACCATCTGGTGTTGCCAAAGGAGGTCCTTCAACGGCCTATCCCTGCCGGCGTCAGAGGATAGCTACTTTCTTTCGCTACAACATGGCCCAGCTTCTTAGCGTATATGCGGCAAGTATATTTTTGGCGGGCATTGGCGTGTTATTGGGGTTGCAGGCTTATCTTGAGGAGGGTACTATGCGCGATATGAAGCCGTCCTCGATAATAGAAGCTTCGCGGGCGTCGAATCTTGATGTACTGAGGGCTCGACAAGGAGGCGGTGTCAAGATTGGGTACGGACTtgttcatgaagaagctggtagGAGTGTGAGAAGTTTTGGGGTCGAAGGGAATGTGCAGCAGTAAAGGCGAAGGGCGGAAGATGTGTTagttgcagttgagacttgtggctgagagcttaaatcagcagacagaacttagaCGAAGGTCGACTAGAACACGGTGGGTACTATGCTTGCTTTGATCATAGAGAGGGATATTAGTTTCCAAAGATCGAATTAACCTGTAATAGTGTCTATATGGGCATTCTGGAGGATCACCGGTCGGCGAACAGCACCGATATACGGCGCTGATGGGAGTCTTAACAGTAGACATAAGTCGAAGACCATGCAAAAGTTCTCCACGAGTCGGTTTGACTTGACTCTCCAAAATACAGCAGATATATTCGCTGCTGTTAGTACATTAGCTCGAACTTCACTACTCCGTATCAATGTGAACTTACTGTAAGAATGGGGTGGGTGGGCTGTTAAACCTGGCCCATGCGATTGATTTGAGATGCAGAGCCAAAATACAAGTATCGAACTCGTCTTTTAATAACTGTTACTTACTTTATGAGAGCGCCTAGGCTGTATTGACGCTTCCCATTGTTGAGGATAACTGTCAATATGCTCATAGCGAGTGTGCACCGGTGGCGGCCATTTGTCCCGTGTAACGGTCAACAGCCACCATGTCCTCTATAGGACCCCTGCCATATCACTTCTACCTCTGATCATAGCACCGAGACCTTTTTCAAGGCTTATGCCTATTAATTATAGGCTTTCGGCCGTTATTTGCTTGTACACATCGGGCATCCGCTCTTGCCAAATCATGTCCTGTACTGCCAGCACAACTTGTCTGCCAATCAGTGTACGCTGGTGTCCTCCCAAGCAGAATATAACATTATTTCTAGAGGTAAATTTACTCAATTGGTCTGTAATCCGATTGGACAATTCCACTGTCGGTCATTAGTCGCATGACCCTCGGCGACAATGAATCCGTCTACCCATTGCAGATCGACAACACTTCCGAATGCCTGCGTTTCGCACGCCTACCAGTCCTCCTGGAGTCCTCCggagacaagaaaacagTGAATCTTAATAtggggtatcaaaataaactcagcaagagttatcctaagcttaggctatattacctaagtctttttgtcatttagtATCGAGGTCATGTTTTCTTTCGTCCCGTAGTCAGCCTACCGAGGGCTACCTCCCTGCTTATACATCCCCCTCTCAGGGTTTAGAGTAGGTTGACTGTTGTGCCTCAGAATGATGTCTCGGCAGCTGCAGCATTGGCTCAAAAGCCGCCCATGGCCCGCGGCCTTGTGTTCTAGCGCATCATCTCGAACCACCCCAGACCATTCTTTAAATAAACTGCGCAATACTTTCCAATAGCTTCAAGGGCTTTCAAAGCTTGTCAATAATAGGAACTCGTGTTCAATCGAAGTACGTATTGAGGTGATCTTCGGTTACTCGGCCGTTAGTGCAGAGGCTTATACACCCATAATACGAGTACGACAAACCCAATGAAGAACAGCCCTACCATCAAACCCAAACCACAGCAaccagaaacaaaagggTCCCTTTGTTTCATGCAGTAGCTCTGACAGCTGTCGGGGTTCCGGGAGCGTTTCGGACAGTCCACGGAGTCCGTGCAACACCAAACTCCGCGCTCCACGGCGAGCGAATATGGGACAACGCGGGGACGAGATATTATGTAATCATTCATCGGGCTTATGGTCTAGGGGTATGATTTTCCCTTCGCATCTTTAAATCGACGCTTGGGAAAGGTCCGGGGTTCAATTCCCCGTGAGTCCATGGTTTTTGCTGTTTGTGGTGATTCTTTTTGTTAGTTGTGATTGTGGTTGAAGATTGCCTTCAGGAAATGGCGATAGCAGTGAGAGGGAGGTTGAATGTTAAGTCAGACCAAGGTTTAGGGAAAAAGGATGTTAGAGTCAAAGCTCCCGACACTGAAATAACAACTTCAGATATCTGAGCGTAGGCAACAGGGTGAGAAGTTTGGTGCATAGCCAAAAAAGAATCACTATCAGATGGACTCACGGGGAATTGAACCCCGGACCTTTCCCAAGCGTCGATTTAAAGATGCGAAGGGAAAATCATACCCCTAGACCATAAGCCCTATCATTGGTTAATGATTCGTTAAGGGAAAGCGTCTGGAATGCGTCTATGATTTGGGTCCGGATggacagacacagacacGCTTGTCGCGCAGAGCTAGCAATTGTTCCCATGAGAAAACAAGACGATTACAATTTATGCCATAATTGGGCTATAGTTAAATTTCGAACTAGTGAGAACTGTTTAAGCGAAAATCTGGAACATCATGCTGATCGAtcgagattcgagatgctCAGAAAAGCAACTCTCCATGATGCTACGTAGCACAACAACACAAGTCGcctatcatcatcttgtcttggagCGAGTAATGTCTGGCACGCATCAATCACACAACTCGCGAAGCAAATACTGATAATTCACGCCATGGATCCAACCGCCAGAACCACAATCTACTCGCTCTCATCAAACCTCAAACAATAGCGCTGCGTTGATGCGTTGTCCCAATATCATCCAGGTGTAGGGTGGTTCATCAAACATGGAGATGCCTGCACACAGAGGaataataagcttaaaaaCTAACAGAATCCTGATTTGGAAAAACAAGGGttcacaaggccaagagatTTACTCTCCAAAGTATACGCCAAGATGTATTCTCAGCCTGTGGTTCAGTATTGATGAAACGGCTGTCCTTGTCTTTatctggagaagctgtgATGTAATTATTGCGGGTGGTACTCTAGTGGCGTTGGCTGGTGACTACAGAAGGCTCTTCATCTATCATATGTCCGTGATATTACGTTATTTCCGTGATCACTCAATGTCTGATGCATCAGCAGACTATATTCACAGTCATCATGAATAATGCTTTGTTATATTCCCGCGGATATACATACAGTGTTTTCATCCGTAGAGAGTCAGAGAGGCTCAATGGATATCGCGGATGTCCCGGCACTAAACGACCCCTGGGCGCCAAACCTTTTTATCGGGGCTGGAGATTACTGGCCATAGCGGTATCGACTTGTGACGTAGGGGTACCCACCACGGCACGACCTGATTAACGACCTTTACGTAGGGGGACGCTATACTCTACTAAACTTTTCTTGTTTTGAGAACTAAGTGGCTGATCTTTACTGACAACTGACAAGCGGTTAATCAAGGCCTGGGGACTAGACCCGAATTGCTCATGCTGTGACGACTGACTAATTCCAGTATCACTCCCGAGTTTACTTttctcacctcacctcatctAGACTCCCTTTTTTTAAatttttatttatttatttacaCGGTTTCTCTTCTGccatgcttcttcatggGCATGGCTTCCAATCATAATCGCCTTCAGCCCTCGGGCCATCTCAACCCAACGGGCCATTTCAACAATCGTCGGTCCCCAAGTCCCTCGTCCTCACGTCCCGTGCCTCCCGATCCCGGAAGTCCAGGGCCCATCGAAGAAACAGCATCGGATTACTTCAACCCGCTGAGCCAAGCGCCCTCAGCGCAATCGCAGACATCGCTATCGTCATTCCCGCGCTTTCCATCACAAACATCCCTCTCGGCATTTCCATCCTACCAAGAAACCTCGTCGAATTATCCACAGCAGCAGACGAGACGAAGACCGCCGGTCGATCAGGCTAGGCAGCCTAGTATCCGCATCCGCCGAAACTCAAACGGGTCGGTCTACTCGAATCATAGTGTGACGAGCCAATTCGATGGGTTCAGCGACGATGGCAGACCGAGGAGCATATCGCAGCCTGAGCGCGCGAGGGTCTCGGATGGACTTGCTCGTCATTCTAGGAGGGTTCCGCAGGTGGCGATGCCGCGACTTACAGAAGAGGGAGGACGGCCTAGTCTGGCTGAGTTAGGGATCAACAGCGATGATCAGTCTGCTCCTTTGTCGCCGACGGCTTCGCTTCCTGAGGAGAATACAAATGGGAGGGGTGGGCTTGGTCGCCTGCGAAGGGCGAGCCGGTTCTTATGGCCGGGGCATCGGCGGCAATCTGGCGAGGATCAAATGGCTGTGCCTATGGGGCAGCAATATGACGATCGTCGCGATGATGAGTACGACCAGGAACTTGTGGACTGGCTCGATGTCATCGGTAAGAACATTCACGTCCACTTTCACGCCATGTAAATCATCTTCTAACAACCACAGACCCCGAAGTCCAAACCCTTTCAACACTTACAAACGTCCAAAACTCCCTCTTCGTTCCCGATCTCGGAAAATGGGTCAACCGTCGACCGACCTACGCTCTATCCCGACACGATCCCCAAGCAGACTGGGCCCGAGGCGCCGTGAACAAGNNNNNNNNNNNNNNNNNNNNNNNNNNNNNNNNNNNNNNNNNNNNNNNNNNNNNNNNNNNNNNNNNNNNNNNNNNNNNNNNNNNNNNNNNNNNNNNNNNNNNNNNNNNNNNNNNNNNNNNNNNNNNNNNNNNNNNNNNNNNNNNNNNNNNNNNNNNNNNNNNNNNNNNNNNNNNNNNNNNNNNNNNNNNNNNNNNNNNNNNNNNNNNNNNNNNNNNNNNNNNNNNNNNNNNNNNNNNNNNNNNNNNNNNNNNNNNNNNNNNNNNNNNNNNNNNNNNNNNNNNNNNNNNNNNNNNAAGACACCGCTACGATACCACCGATTGCagaagcggaagcggaagaagaggatgagcctCGTCTTCCACAACGAAGCAACACTATCACTTCGCGTCTAACAGACTCGCACTACGCGGCGCTTCCACATGGAACGAACCTTGATGGCTGGACACCAGAGGAAAAGGCCGAGTTGGATGATCACGTTCGCCATATGCTGCACTCTCGCCGTGCGCGCTTCAAGCGTCGCATGAAGGGTTTCGGCCAATACGTCAGACGTCCCCTCGGTTTCCTCGTCACTCTCTACGCCACACTCATCACGCTCTTCGGTCTCGCTTgggttctcttcctcatcggctgGATCTACGTAGGCGAGAAGCAAGTCTACGCAATCCACGTCATCGACAGCGTTCTCGTCGCGCTCTTCGCCGTCATGGGCGACGGCCTCGCGCCCTTCCGAGCAGTCGATACATACCacatgttcttcatctggcGCTTCTCGCGATTGATCAAGAGAGCTGAGCAGGGAAAGAAACCAAGGAATAGACTACAGAAGAAGCGTGTTCCGCCGGGCGTGTCTACGAATCCGGAGCATTCGCACTTGACGGGCCATCAGGCTCGTGCTCTCCTCGAAGCTCAGGACTATAACCCTGAGAGAGACGGAACGGTCGGCACGATCGATAACCAGCCTCAACCGCAACCTGAAAGCCCTGAGACTGTTGATTTAGAAGGCGCCAAGTCCAACAGTCCCGATTCGGACATGCCAGCTCTGACGTTCGCTCAGTTCAAGAGTCTGCAGCACCATCAGAAGAAAATGGCCAAATCACATAGTTTCTACAAACCCAACGAGACATTCACCCACTTCGCCTTCCCCCAAAGAtacctcatcgccattgtcatcctcctcgactGCCACTCCTGCCTGCAAATATCCCTCGGCGCATGTACCTGGGGCATCGACTACCATACGCGTCCCTTCGCGCTGACCACCGTGATCCTCTGTGTGAGCATAACCTGCAACATCACAGCTGGTCTGCTCATCAGCATCGGCGATCGCAAGACGCGAAAGAAGGACGTGTGGGAGCTGTTGGACAGACAGGAGCTGACGCAGGATGCTATAAAGcatatgaagaagaagaaggaggaggaggagaaggagaaagagaaggagaggggGTCGGATAAGGATGGGGAGTCGAGTAGGGGTGATGGATCGAGTAGTAGGACGTCGAAGGAGTTTAAAAAGTTGGTGAAGCAGAATAGTTAGGggggtgaagatgaaggatgaggatgaggaaatATGTGGATATGATGATTACGGTTAATAAATAGTCGATACCAACTTAATTTAAGTAGATCACGAACACGCATACCTGTATCACACCCTCTCTTGGTCTTCATGCATGCCATCAGCTATAGTCATGTCGTCTATAGACACCCCTATGTCGCTTATGAGTACCAATCCACTGGGAGTTGGCATCTCCGGTGGTTCGGTCCGCTTATCTGTCGATCAGACGATGATGGGCCAATGCGCCTGATTTCGGTAACCGTATCTGATTATGCTCATGCCATGAGAGATCTACGAAAATTCTAGGTGACCCCGCTTGGTGTTTTGTGGTATGATGAAATGGCCTGTGCCTCGGACGACTGTGGTTCAGTGATGTCGTCAAAGTTTTCAGTTATGAGTGACGATGTAAGTGCGTAGGACAATGGAAATGTGAGACGGAGGATGGTGTAGTGAAAACGAGTGTAGCAGATTCGGAGTGAGCTCACGGTAGACAAGTGATGTGAATTAGTACCATCTCGTGGTCTTCAATATAGCATTTGTAAATAGTATAGTGTAGTATAGCATATCGACATAATCATCGACCCTT
Proteins encoded in this region:
- a CDS encoding hypothetical protein (At least one base has a quality score < 10), which encodes MASNHNRLQPSGHLNPTGHFNNRRSPSPSSSRPVPPDPGSPGPIEETASDYFNPLSQAPSAQSQTSLSSFPRFPSQTSLSAFPSYQETSSNYPQQQTRRRPPVDQARQPSIRIRRNSNGSVYSNHSVTSQFDGFSDDGRPRSISQPERARVSDGLARHSRRVPQVAMPRLTEEGGRPSLAELGINSDDQSAPLSPTASLPEENTNGRGGLGRLRRASRFLWPGHRRQSGEDQMAVPMGQQYDDRRDDEYDQELVDWLDVIDTATIPPIAEAEAEEEDEPRLPQRSNTITSRLTDSHYAALPHGTNLDGWTPEEKAELDDHVRHMLHSRRARFKRRMKGFGQYVRRPLGFLVTLYATLITLFGLAWVLFLIGWIYVGEKQVYAIHVIDSVLVALFAVMGDGLAPFRAVDTYHMFFIWRFSRLIKRAEQGKKPRNRLQKKRVPPGVSTNPEHSHLTGHQARALLEAQDYNPERDGTVGTIDNQPQPQPESPETVDLEGAKSNSPDSDMPALTFAQFKSLQHHQKKMAKSHSFYKPNETFTHFAFPQRYLIAIVILLDCHSCLQISLGACTWGIDYHTRPFALTTVILCVSITCNITAGLLISIGDRKTRKKDVWELLDRQELTQDAIKHMKKKKEEEEKEKEKERGSDKDGESSRGDGSSSRTSKEFKKLVKQNS